A region of the Methylobacterium nodulans ORS 2060 genome:
GATGCTTCGATCAGCATCCGACGGACGTCGGTCTTTGCTGTGTCGTATGTCCGGCCGGAGAACCGGTGTCCACTTCTCCTGGACATCCCATAGGAAACCGATGGCTCCGGACCGCCGGCGGTCCTAAGCCGATACGCCTACTCGATCGGCTCGCCGGCGCCGAGCCAATCCTTGAAACCGCCCGCATAATGCTCGGTGAGCGGCACGCCGCGGCTCTGCGCGTAGGCGAGCGCCCGGGCCGAGCGCACGCCCGCCGCGCAGGACAGCACCGGACGCCGGCCATCCTCGGCGATCAGGGCCTGCAGCCGGTCGAGGTCGAAGCCCGAGAGCGGATGCGAGACGGAGCCGGGAATATGCCCCTGCGCGAATTCGTCCGGCTCGCGCACATCGATCAGCAGGACCGTGCCGTCGGCCAAGCCGCGTTTCACTGCCTCTCGATCCCAGTCCACGATCGTCATGTCGCCCACCTGACCGCCGGGTCCGGATGCCCGGCCCCATGCCGGAGGATGTGTCCGATCCGCCGCGTCGGACAATGCTCCGGGTTAACCAAACTGAAGAAGCGCAGCGCCCCGGCAGCCGCCCTGCCCCGGCGCGCCCGCAGGCCGGACCCGCCGCGCCGCGGCGATCCGCTGACGATTGTGATTAATCATCACTGCTTACACTGGCAAGGCCGGCCATGTGCGGCACCGCACAGACGCCGGCTTCCCTCTCACTGGCCTCCCCGGCCGCCTTTCGTCTATGGGCCGGCCGAGCGCAGCCTGGCCCCGGACCCTCATGACAGATCGCCCCGTCGTCTTCGACCTGACCCGCCTGATCACCCGCCTCGCCCATGCGAGCCCAACCGGCATCGACCGGGTGGACCTCGCCTATGCGCGGCACTGCCTCGGGCAGGCGGGCCCGCGATTCGGGCTCGTCTCGACGCCGCTCGGGCCGAGGCTCCTCGACCGGCGCGCGGCAGCGGCGATCGTGGACCAGGTGACGGCCGGCTGGGTCGAGGACGGGACCGCCGAGGCCGATCCGGTCTACCGCGCGCTTGCCGCCCGCCTCGGCCGGAGCGTCCCGCCGGCCCCCGCCGCGCGGCGCCCGCCCCGGCGGCGGCAGGTCCAGGCCGCGATCCGCCTGCGGGTCCTGCGGGCGCCGGGCCCGGAAGCTCTGCCTCGCGGCGCGATCTATCTGCACACCTCGCATCTGCGCCTCGACAAGCCTGGCCGGTTCGACTGGCTGTATGAGCGGCGCGACCTGCGCCCGGTCTTCTTCGTCCACGACCTGATCCCGATCGACTACCCGGAATACGGCCGCGAGGGCGAGGCGGCGCGCCACGCGGTGCGGATGCGGACGGTCTCGCGCCATGCGGCCGCCGTGGTGGTGAACTCGGCCGAGGTCGGCGCGCGGTTCCGGGCCTATCTGGAGGCCCACCGCCTGCGCGTCCCGCCGGTGACGGTGGGGCCGCTCGGGATCGAGCCGGCCTTTCTCGACCGCGCGGGCGCCCCCCTGGTGCCGGACCGACCGACCTTCGTGGCCTGCAGCACGATCGAGCCGCGCAAGAACTATTACGGGCTCCTCAATGCGTGGCGCGAGCTCGACGCGCGGCACGGGGAGCGCACGCCGCGCCTCGTCATCGTCGGCCGGCGCGGCTGGGAGAGCGAGAACCTGATCGATCTCCTCGACCGCTGTCCGGCGGTGCGCCGCCACGTGATCGAAGTGGCGGGCCTCTCGACGGCCGGCCTCGTGCGCCTGATGCGGGGCGCCACCGCCCTCCTGATGCCCTCCTTCGTTGAGGGCTACGGCCTGCCGGTGGTCGAGGCCGCGGCTGCGGGCCTGCCCGTGGTGGCCTCCGACATCCCGGTGCACCGGGAGATCGGCGAAGCGTTCGCGGCCTTC
Encoded here:
- a CDS encoding rhodanese-like domain-containing protein — its product is MTIVDWDREAVKRGLADGTVLLIDVREPDEFAQGHIPGSVSHPLSGFDLDRLQALIAEDGRRPVLSCAAGVRSARALAYAQSRGVPLTEHYAGGFKDWLGAGEPIE
- a CDS encoding glycosyltransferase family 4 protein codes for the protein MTDRPVVFDLTRLITRLAHASPTGIDRVDLAYARHCLGQAGPRFGLVSTPLGPRLLDRRAAAAIVDQVTAGWVEDGTAEADPVYRALAARLGRSVPPAPAARRPPRRRQVQAAIRLRVLRAPGPEALPRGAIYLHTSHLRLDKPGRFDWLYERRDLRPVFFVHDLIPIDYPEYGREGEAARHAVRMRTVSRHAAAVVVNSAEVGARFRAYLEAHRLRVPPVTVGPLGIEPAFLDRAGAPLVPDRPTFVACSTIEPRKNYYGLLNAWRELDARHGERTPRLVIVGRRGWESENLIDLLDRCPAVRRHVIEVAGLSTAGLVRLMRGATALLMPSFVEGYGLPVVEAAAAGLPVVASDIPVHREIGEAFAAFLHPLDGLGWMRAVEDLAAPASAQRQTLAGRLDGYRPPTWAEHFARVDSMLDSLGPGAEAASGP